DNA sequence from the Vicingus serpentipes genome:
TATGCAGATCGAATTTTAGACAAAGTTGAATGGACAGTTGATAAGAATTACATCATGAAAAATGATTTAATCATCTTAGATATATTAGCAGCAAATGATTGGAAAAGACCAATTTATTTTGCAATTACTACTGGTAATGCAAGCTATATTGGCTTAACTCCATTTTTCCAATTGGAAGGATTGGCTTATCGTTTAGTTCCATACAGAGCTAATAATTTTGATGGCCAAACTGGAGAAGTTCATACAGCAATTATGCAAGAAAACTTGATGGAGAAATTCGTTTGGGGTGGAATGGAAAACGGAGACATCTATCTGGATGAAAATAACAGAAGAATGTGTATGAATTTTAGAAACAATTTTTCTCGTTTAGCTGATGATTATATAAGAAGAGGCGAAAATGATAAAGCTATTGCTGCTTTAGATTATTGTATAAAAGTAATGCCTGAAAATTTAGTAGCCTTCAATTTCTTTATGATACCAGTTGCTGAATCTTATTACAAATTAAAAGAATATGAAAAAGGTAATGCAGTTGTAAGAAGCTTAGTAAACACTTATCATGAAGATTTAAAATTCTATTTAACTCTTAGAGGAGAGCAAAGAAAATCGATTCAAAGTGAAATGGATAGAGCTAGATACATTTTACAGCAATTGATTATGTTAACAAACGATAAGTATAAAGATTCTGGTTTAGCTGAAGAAATGCAAGATCGTTTTATTGAAATAAACAGTTTAATCTTAACCGAAGGAAGCATATAATGAGAAAAATACTGAGATCAATAATAAGAGGGTTAGGATTGTACGCATTTTCAATTAAGTTAGAAAACAAAATTGTAACTGCTCTTCAAAAAAATAAACAGAAAGAACTATATAGTCAGTTTGTTAAACCAAACAGCTTATGTTTTGATGTTGGAGCGAATGTGGGTAATAGAACCGCTATTTTCTTAGAATTAGGAGCTAAAGTAGTTATGGTTGAGCCTCAAAAAGAATGTTATCAAGCTTTAAAAAAACGTTTCCCTAATTTACCTTTAATTAAAAAGGGGCTCGGCGAAAAAGAGAGTACTGAAAAATTATATGTTTCTGATGTTTCTTTGATTTCTTCGTTTTCTAAAAGTCATGTTGACCAAATGCAAGAAGACCGTTTTAAAGGTGCTAATTGGGATAAGACGGTTGATATTGAAATGACAACTTTAGACAACTTGATTAAAGAACATGGCGTTCCTGATTTTTGTAAAATAGATGTAGAAGGATATGAGTATGATGTTTTAAAAGGATTGTCTCAGCCCCTAAAATCTTTATCGATTGAATACATTGTACCAGAAAACAAAGAAGTTGTTTTAAATTGCATCCAACACCTTAACAAGCTAGGTAATATTGAGTGTAATTTATCACATGGTGAAACAATGAGTTTTCATTTAGCTAAATGGAAAAACGGACAAGAAATGATAGACTATGTTCAAAGTCAAGACTTTATAGATACATCTTACGGTGATATTTACATTAAATTTGTGTAACTTCCAGTTTGAATGAATGGAATAATAGAACGATATAAAAAGATTAGAAAAAAAGGAATGCTCGAGAAGAAATTCAAAGGCAAATATGCTTTTGTAGGAATCGGTAATCATTCTATTAATAATCTATATCCTGTTCTTAATTACTTAAATGTAGATTTAAAATATATTGTTGTAAGAAGTGAAGACACCAAACAACTTGTTGAGAATAATTTCAATAATGTTATTGCTACAAGTAACTTAGGCGAAGTCTTAAAAGACAATGAAATTAAAGGAGTTTTTGTTTCTGCTCATCCATCAGCACACTTTAGTTTGGCTAAACAAATTTTAGCAGCTAACAAAAACTTATTTATTGAAAAACCACCATGTTCATCACAAAATGAACTAAACGAATTAATTGCTGCAGAAAAAACATCATCTGCTACAGCTTTAACTGGTTTACAAAGAAGATATGCTCCTTTATTTAACATTCTTGCTAAAAAAGTAACTAATGCTAGTTATTATACATTAAAATATAAAACTGGAGGTTATCCAGAAGGAGATGAACTACTTGATTTATTTATTCATCCCTTAGATGCGCTTTTTTATTTATTTGGAGATGGTAGCGTAGAAAACATAAAAGTGGTAAAAGGTAAAGGGACAATTGTTTACTTAGCTCAAGTTCAACATCAAAATGGAATTTGTGGCACTATAGAATTTTCTACTTCTCATTCATGGACAGAAGCTCAAGATATTTTAACCGTTACTACTCCAAAAGGTGAGTACATTACAGATAATACTTCTAAGCTAGTTTTTAATAGCTCTCCAACTGTAATGATGAATATTCCTTTAGAAAAAGTAAAAGGATTTACTCCACAATCTACTACTTTATACCAACAAAATAGTTTTTTACCCGTAAAGGAGCATAATCAATTATATTCTGCTGGATACTTTAATGAATTAGAAAGCTTTTTACAAATTTGTGAAAGTGGCAATTCATCCAACAATTCTGAATTTAAAGCATTAATTCCTACTTTTAAAGCTATTGAAGCTTTAAGAAAAGCAAAAGCTTAGCTTTTTTTTATTTCTCGATATAACTTAATGCTCCTGAAGGGCATGTTGCTATTTGTTTTTTCAATTCATCAGTGGTAGCATTTTCAATTTTTAACCAAGGTCGTTCTTTCGGGTTGTATACTCTTGGTAATTGTTTTACACATTTTGCTGAATGAGAACAAATTTCTGGATTCCAAACTATTGTGATATTATCATTTGAATAGTGAATTGTTTTGCTCATTCCGTTTCTTAATTTAAATTAGTAAACCTAACATCTGTAAAAGAACCATTTTCAATTATTAGATAACCTGTTCCATACTCAGGTTCTTCCCATAAAACTCCTTCATAAACTCCACTAAAAGTTTTATCTGTAAAATTGATATCGGTGATTTTTACAAATCCTGAAGAACCACTATCGGTTATATAACTACTAGTAACTCCTCCAACATTATTCTTGTAATATGAGATAATAGCATAGGGAGCAGAACCTACTTGGTCAGCAAAAGCATATTCTTGATTTAACGTGATTTCATCCATCTGTAAGTTCCAAACATTAATTTCAATTTTTGCAAACCCAACTGTCAATCCATTATGAATTGAATCTTTAGAAGAGCTTGACTCAATATACTTATTGGTTGGTTCATTATGGTTTTGTCCATAAGATCCATCTTCAGTAGTATGCTCAATTAAAACTCCATCTCTTTCATATGAGAAATTTACTGTTGCTGTTGTGCCTCCTCCATTTCCGCCTCCAGTTGGAGGTAAAGTTGTTGGTGTTGTAGCAACTGGACTGGGGCTACTACTATCTTTAGAACATCCTATAAAAATAATTAACACTAAAAAAACAACTATTCTCACATTCATATTCATATCTAATTATTAATTAATAAGTTACAAACATAAAAAAAAATATATAAATAAAAAAGCCCCACATTTCTGTGAGGCTTTTTTTATATTAATTAAACTTATTGTTTAATAACCTTATAAGTTTTACTCGTGTTATTTTCTTTAACAACCAAGAAGTAAATTCCTTTACTCTCATTTGTTAAATCAACTTCTATGTTGTTTGCCGTAACATTATTTGCTTGCTCAACTATTCGCCCTTCAAGTGTTGTTATGGTATAACTAACAGCTTGGCTTGTATTCGCTAAGCTAATTGTAAACAATCCATTTGTTGGGTTAGGGTAAATTGAAACGACATTAGTTGCTGCTTCTTTTATTCCTACTCCTGTTATGTTTTCACAAGCTGATGTATCTACACAACTACCAACTGTAATTTCAACAGCATAATTACCATTTACTGTTGCCGTAAATGTTTGTCCTATTTCTGTTGGTATAATTGCATTTCCATTGTCACAATCTAACCATTGGTAACTTGCTCCAGTTTGATTAGCTGATAATGTTGGAGATGTATTAGTTACACTAATATCAATAGTAGATACTGTTACATTAAATGAACATACCGCAGTATTTCCACTTCCATCTGTGCTAGTGTATTCAATAGTAGTTACACCTGTTGGGAAAACCATTCCACTCGCTAATCCCGTAGCATCAGTTTGAGCAACCGTTTGAGAACAGTTGTCAGCTCCTGCTGGAGCAGTAAAGTTTACAACATCTCCTACACATGCAATAATATCTGAAGGGCATGAAATAGTTGGGGCAATAGTATCCATTACAGTAACTACTGAAACACAAGTATCAATATTACCGTTTCCATCGGTTACTGTTAACGTAACATTATTTGGACCTAAATCACTACATGTAAAGGTTGTTAAACTTGCTCCAAATGTTATCCCTGAACAATTATCAGTTGATCCACCATCTAAATCAGAGGCAACTATAGTTGCATTACCAGAACCATCTATATAAGCATTGATGTTTTGACATACTGCTGTTGGTGCTTCTAAATCCTCAATTGTTACTTGTTGATCACATGTACTACTATTTCCGTTTACATCCGTTGCAGTCCATGTTACAGTTGTTGTTCCAACTGGCAATACAGATGGAGCATCATTATAAATTGTATCTATTGCACAGTTATCAGCTGCTGAAGCCGCTCCAATACCATAAGACACTGTTACTTTAGCATAAGATTGTGGCGCCCAACTTGGGTCTGGATTTTCATCTAGAACTATACAATTTATTGTTGGGATAATTGTTAATGTATTTGAACCTCCAACAGCATATCCTGAAGGGTCTAAATTATAATTTACAACTTGATTAGAACACATTCCATCTGTACTAACGTAATCATTATTAGGGATGCTATTAAATGTTGTAGATGAAATTCCCCCTACATCATAATAGCTTTGATAAAATTCAACTTGAACATTTGAAGGGTTTATTGTTTCAAGACTGTTCCATGAGATTGAAAGTTCAACACTATCACAACTATAAGCATCGTTTCCTGTTCCATTACAATCTGGGCCATTAACACCATCTGAACTAATATCTGCCAATGAAATATAATAAACATTCTCAAATGAAGTACTTACATCAAAACCACAAGTTCCATTGTCTGCAGCTAAAGTAATATCTGTAGGACAAGTAATCATTGGAGCAATAGTATCTATTACTACAACTTGTTGCATACATGTATTACTATTCCCATTTGCATCCATTGCAGTCCATGTTACATTTGTTGTACCAACTGGCAAAATTGATGGAGCATCATTATATACAGTATCAACAGTACAATTATCAGTTACAACAGGCATAGTTAAAACACTTCCTCCACCATAAACAACGGTAACTTTTGCATAACTGTTTGGATCCCATGATAAATCTGGATTCTCATCCAAAACAATACAGTCAGTTGAAGGAGATATCGTTAAAGTATTTGAACCCCCTACTATATAACCTGTTGGATTTAAAGAATAGTTGATAATATTATTTACACAACTAAAATCAGCAGTTATATAGTCATTATTTGGCGTACCATTAAATGTTGTTGGCGAGTTAGCTCCTTCATTATAATAACTTTGATAAAACTCTATATCAACACTTAAAGGAGAAGCTGTTTCTAAACTTGTCCAAGTAAATGTCATATCTGAGCCACAACTGTAAACATCTAATGATGGGTTACAACCAGGACCTCCAGTACCATCAAAAGTCATTTGAGATAGTGGAATATAATATACATTTACAAATGAACTTGCTACTCCACAACCTCCTGCTCCTGCATATAAGGTATCAGTATCTGCACAAGTTATTGTAGGTGGTGTTACATCCATAGAACAACAGAAATTTTCTACTCCAGGACTAGCTTTTACTTCAAAAGAATTAATGATTACTCCTGTACCTGCAACACTTGCATTCCAGTTAACTCCATCGTTATTATCTGAATTTACATCACATAAAACAATAGAAGAACCTCCGCCGTCTGGCTCCCCAGCAGCTACTCCTGAAGGCCATGGTGAAGCGTCATCATAATTTACTGAATCCACTAAATTTCCTAATGCATCTTTTAGGGTAACGAACTCGCCCCCATTAGATAATCCTCCAGTAAACACTCCATCAGGTATAAATCCAAATACATTATTAAAAGCTACTGAATTTATAGCTACAACATAAAACTCTCCAGGATTTAAAGTTACACTTGGGAAAGTATAATTTCCTCCTACCAAACTATAGTTAGTTAAATCTACTGCTGCAACATCATTGTTATAAATTTCAATGAATTCTGTAGTATCTGTACCCGCTTCTGGACCATTGTACATTATTTCTGAAATAACCAAATTAGCTAATGTGTTAACAGTAATGACTGTTGATCCTTGTATTCCAGAGCCATCGTTTGATGTCGCAAATACAGTAACCGTTCCAGGACTCCCTCCTGTTAACATTCCTGTTGATGGATTAATCGTTGCTGTCCCTGTCCCATTTGTTACTGACCATGTCACGCTTCCATCAGTAGCATTTGCAGGTAATACTGTAGCTAACATTTGTAAACTACTACCCGATAGAACATTCGTTGCTCCTCCTTGCCCTTGTACTCCCATTGATGTTACTAAAACTGGGTCAACTGTAATGACTGTGGATCCTTGTATTCCAGAGCCATCGTTTGATGTCGCAAATACAGTAACCGTTCCAGGACTCCCTCCTGTTAACATTCCTGTTGATGGATTAATCGTTGCTGTCCCTGTCCCATTTGTTACTGACCAAGTTACGCTTCCATCAGTAGCATTTGCAGGTAATACTGTAGCTAACATTTGTAAACTACTACCCGATAGAACATTCGATGCTCCTCCTTGCCCTTGTACTCCCATTGATGTTACTAAAACTGGGTCAACTGTAATGACTGTGGATCCTTGTATTCCAGAGCCATCGTTTGATGTCGCAAATACAGTAACCGTTCCAGGACTCCCTCCTGTTAACATTCCTGTTGATGGATTAATCGTTGCTGTCCCTGTCCCATTTGTTACTGACCAAGTTACGCTTCCATCAGTAGCATTTGCAGGTAATACTGTAGCTAACATTTGTAAACTACTACCCGATAGAACATTCGATGCTCCTCCTTGCCCTTGTACTCCCATTGATGTTACTAAAACTGGGTCAACTGTAATGACTGTGGATCCTTGTATTCCAGAGCCATCGTTTGATGTCGCAAATACAGTAACCGTTCCAGGACTCCCTCCTGTTAACATTCCTGTTGATGGATTAATCGTTGCTGTCCCTGTCCCATTTGTTACTGACCAAGTTACGCTTCCATCAGTAGCATTTGCAGGTAATACTGTAGCTAACATTTGTAAACTACTACCCGATAGAACATTCGTTGCTCCTCCTTGCCCTTGTACTGCTATTGATGTTACTAAAACTGGAGGAATTAGACAAGTAACACTTGGTGAAAAAACTCCAGGTGAAATATCATAAGGAGTAGCATCATTACCTGACCAATTTGTATAATCATTTATTGCAGCTCTCAATGCTGTTGATGTTCCAGTTAAAGTTCCTGTATATTTTGAATTGTCTAACCCAGAATTAGTTGTTGAAGGGTTTGGATATAATGAAACACAGTTTACTCCATTTGTTAACCCAGAAGGCAATACCGAATATCCTGATGCATTATTATCGGTATTATTCCATGAAGTAGAAGCATTATAATTGGTATTATCACTACTAGAGGTAATTGCTGTGATAAAAGTCGGATTCATATCTCCAGCCGATGAGGCTTGATACATCAATATCTGATCACCATTGTTAAATTGTAAATAATTAGTAGATGGAAGTCCGGAATAAGGACCGGTAATCGTACCTGTTGATGACGCCAATGTATTTAAAGTTGCTGTCATGTAAACATGAACCACAGTACCACAGCCTGCCCCTCCGGCAGGAGCCGTCCAGGAATAATGTCCTCCTCCGTTCGAAGCAGCCCATGAACTACCACCCCATCCATCAGCTGTAAAGTATACAACTTCTCCTTCTGGTATATCGCTTAGGGTAATAAAAGTAAAATCATCTTTAACACTTGCTGAAAAATTATCAGAATTAATTCCAATAATTGCAATATCACCTGCAGCAAGAGTTCTTGTTTTATTACAACTAAATCCTTCTAAAGACCATTGAGGCGAATTTACTAATGTTCCATTTTGAGAACCATCTGTAGTTGCTATATCTGAAGTTGTAGTACCAGAACCTTCTTCAAAATCGTACATTACTATCAAATTTGCTTCTGCAGCAGAAATACATGTTTGATAGTTGTCAGAAATTTCTGTTGGTGTTCTAACATCATTCCATATTCTAAAATTATCAATAGAACAATTTGCATTTTCTGAAAAATTGTTCTGATTCGCACCTAAATACCATGCAGATGCATTCAATGGAGATCCTGTACATCCTGTAGCCCACACTTGTGTTCCATCAATATACAACAAAATTTGAGTGCCTTGTTTTACCCAAGCCATATGGTACCACGTGTTAAAAATTAAACTTGTAGAAGTATTTGTCCAGCTTGGTAAGAAGTCCGCTGAATAAATTCTGATATTATTACCACTTAGAGGATCTACAGCAATAGACATTCCATTATTAAATGTGCTTAAAAATCTTTGATAATTTGATCCTGTACCAGAACCTTCGATTCTGACATCAAATTCGATAGTAAAATCATTTAGTGATACAATAGGGTCTGTTTGAACCCAATTGTTTCCATTAAAATCAACTGCTTTTTGAGCATTAATTGTAAATGCAAATAAAGACAAAAGAATAAAAAGTAATTTCTTCATAACAAGTATTTTTTGCATAGATAAAACAATTTTTTCGGTTTCGAAAATTTGAAATAGAAAAAAAGCCTCACATTTCTGTGAGGCTTTTTTTGAATTTTTATATAATTAAACAACAAAATTCACAATCTTGTTAGGCACCACAATTACCTTTTTAGGGGTTTTTCCATCTAAGTATTTAGCCGTTTGTGCATTTGCCATTACTGCTGCTTCAACATCGTTTTTACTCATGTTGGCTGGCAACTCTAACATAAAACGCATTTTACCATTAAACGATACGGGGTATTTATGATTGCTTTCTACCAAGTATTCCTCGTTATGTTTTGGGAAAACGGCCGTTGAAATACTTTCTGTATTGCCCAATTTAGCCCACAATTCTTCTGCAATGTGAGGTGCATAAGGCGAAAGTATAATACACAAATCGCTAATTATTGCTCGTTTGTTACACTTTAAGGCAGTTAATTCATTTACACAAATCATAAAAGTAGAAACTGGTGTGTTAAACGAAAAACGCTCTATATCTTCTTTTACTTTTTTAATGGTTTTATGTAAGCTTTTCAATTCTTCTTTTGTTGGTTCTTCATCACTAATGTTAAAACCATTATCATCGTGAACCAAACGCCATAGTTTTTTTAAGAAACCATTTACACCAGTAATTCCTTGTGTATCCCAAGGTTTTGCTTGTTCTAATGGACCCAAAAACATTTCGTAACAACGTAAAGTATCAGCACCATATTTTTCTACTAAGTCATCTGGCGTTTGAACATTGTATTTCGATTTCGACATTTTATCGACCTCTCTTCCAACAATAAAATCTCCGTTATCTTCTGTTATAAATTCAGCGTTTTTATATTCTTCTCTCCAGCTTCTAAATTTGTCTAAATCTAATTTATCTCCTTCTAAAAAGTTGATATCAGTATGGACATAAGTTGTACTTAACCCTTCTTTTTTACCTTTTGATAAAAATTTTCCAGACTCTTTATCTTTATACACCAAAGCCGAATTTCCTTGAATCATTCCTTGGTTTATCATTTTTTGGAAAGGTTCTTCAAATGGGATATAACCTAAATCGTATAGAAATTTTGTCCAAAAACGCGAATACAACAAGTGCCCTGTTGCATGTTCTGCTCCACCAATGTATAAATCCACATTTTTCCAATAATCTACTTTTTCTTTGGCAACAAACTCATTATCATTTGTTGGGTCCATGTAACGTAAAAAGTACCAGCTACTTCCTGCCCAACCTGGCATAGTGTTGTATTCCATTCTGTCGCCTGGGCAAGTTACATTCCAAGCATCTTTTGTTGCTCTTGCCAAAGGTGGTTCTCCATCTTCGGTTGGCAAATATTTATCTACTTCGGGCAACTCAACTACCTCATCATTATCCAACAAATAAGGCACATCTCCTTTATAATAAACCGGAAATGGTTCTCCCCAATAACGCTGACGAGAAAAAACTGCGTTTCTTAATTTGTATTGGGTTTTTCCTTTTCCAAATCCTCTTTGTTCAATTTCGTAAATTGCCAATTTAGTGGCTTTTTTTACGGGTAAATCATTTAAAAAATCAGAGCTAGCAATCACCGCATCTTTCTCAGCATAAGCTGCTTCGCTAATGTCTTTATCTTTAAAAATGTTTTTAATTTCAATATTAAAATGTTTAGCAAAATCCCAATCACGTTGATCTCCACATGGCACTGCCATTACTGCTCCTGTTCCGTAGCCTGCCAACACATAATCGCCAATCCAAACTTGTACTTTATCTCCTGTAAAAGGATGAACAGCATAAGCCCCTGTAAATTCACCAGAAATGGTTTTTACATCACTCATTCTGTCTCTTTCCGATTTTAATGAAGCAGCTTTTTGATAAGCTTCTATCTTTTCTTTTTGCTCCGGAGTTGTAATTTTCGCTACCAATTCGTGCTCTGGTGCCAAAACCATAAACGAAACTCCAAAAATGGTATCAGGTCGAGTGGTAAAAACTTCTATTTTTTCATCATGCTCATCCACATCAAAATGTACTGCAGCTCCTTGGCTTTTTCCAATCCAGTTTCGTTGAATATCTTTAATAGAATCTGTCCAATCTAAGCCTTCTAAACCAGAAAGTAAACGCTCTGCGTAAGCAGTAATTCGCATACTCCATTGGCGCATTAATTTTTGCTCAACAGGATGTCCTCCTCTTTCTGAAACACCATCTTTAATTTCATCGTTTGCTAAAACAGTTCCAAGAGCTGGGCACCAGTTTACCCATGTGTCAGACAAATAAGCAATACGGTAATTCAATAATAGTTGCTGTTGTTCTTCTTCGCTCCAACTGTTCCAATCTGCTGCAGAAAACACCTCAACATCATCAGCAACAGCATTTACATTACCATTTCCTTCAGTTTTGAATTTCTCAATTAATGTTTCTATTTTCTCTGCTTTATCGGCATCTTTATTATACCAAGAGTTGAACAATTGCTTAAAAATCCATTGTGTCCATTTGTAATAATTAGGATCCGAAGTTCTTACTTCTCTGTCCCAATCAAACGAAAATCCAATTTTATCCAATTGATTTCTATATCCGGGAATTACATTTCCATCCTTGTCTGTTCCTCCTTCAATATTTGTTTTTGTAGTAATTGCTGGATGCTGTCCAGTTTGTATCGCATACTGTTCGGCAGGCAAACCAAACGAATCGTATCCCATTGGATGCAACACATTAAAACCACACAATCTTTTGTAACGAGCATAAACATCTGAAGCAATATAACCTAGTGGATGACCAACGTGCAACCCTGCTCCCGAAGGGTAAGGAAACATGTCTAACACATAAAATTTAGGTTTTACACTATTGTCTTCTGCTGCAAAAGTTTTGTTTTCTGCCCAATACTTTTGCCAGTTCTTTTCTATCTCGTTATATTGATATTGCATCGTTAATAAGTCTTAAAATAAGCAGCGAAATTAACAATATTTAAGAGTAATTTTGAACAATTAAATTGCTAATCAGTCAGTTTAGTGTTAGTTTAGCACTCTATTGGCAACATCAAAATAGGATTAAAAATTAATGGCAAGTAACGACAAACATACAGCGCGAAGGTTGAGAACAAACTACTTAACTACCATTATCAGTATTTCTTTGGTTTTATTTATGTTGGGAATTTTGGGGCTAATTATTTTAAATGCTCAACAAATTTCTAATCATGTAAAAGAAAATATTGGCTTCTCAATTATTTTAAAAGATGGAATAAAAGATGTTGATATCAATCAAATTCAAAAATCGTTAGATGCTGAATCGTTTGTAAAAACAACTCATTATATTCATCCCGATACGGCTGCGGCTCAATTACAAAAAGAATTAGGTGAAGATTTTATCGACTTTTTAGGTTTTAATCCGCTTTTACCGTCTATTGATGTGAAATTGAATGCTGATTATGCAAATACGGATAGCCTAACTGTAATTGAAGCCTCATTATTACAAAATGCAAAAATTAAAGAAGTGTTTTACCAAAAAGATTTAGTGAGTTTAATTAACGAAAACGTAAAGAAAATTAGTTTTTACCTACTTGGTTTTAGTGGCTTACTTTTAATTATAGCAGTAGCTTTAATCAACAACACCATTCGTTTATCCATTTATTCTAAACGATTTGTAATTAAAACCATGCAATTGGTTGGAGCTAAACATTCATTTATTCGCCGCCCATTTGTATTGGCAGGTATTGGCAATGGAATTGCAAGTGCGTTTTTAGCCATTGGTTTAATTGTTACTTTTTTATATTATTTACAAAAACAAATGCCCGAATTAATCGACTTTAAAAACATTGAACTTTATGGAGCTTTATTTTTAGTGATGGTTATTTTAGGAATAATATTATCATGGATTTCTACTAACTTAGCCGTACGTAAGTATCTAAGAATGGACTCAGGAAATTTATATTAAAACAAAAATTATGAGCGACGAATCAAATAAAGATTTTGCTTTTGGCAAAGAAAACTACATACTAGTTGCAGCTGGAACAGTTTTAGCAATTTTAGGCTACATCTTAATGTCTGGTGGTGGTTCTGACGACCCTGCAGTATTTAGCGAAGAGCTTTTTAGTTTTAGAAGAATGTATATTTCTCCAATTATGATTATTGTCGGTTTAGCAATAGTTGGTTGGGGAATCATGAAAAAAGTTAAAGACTAATTTCACTTTCCTTCTATGTCGATTTTTGAAGCTATTATTTTAGGAATAATACAAGGCCTAACTGAATTTTTACCTGTAAGTAGTAGTGGCCATTTAGAATTAGCCAAAGTAATTTTAGGCGATAATTCCCTTCCAGAAGAAAGCATGCTAATGACCGTTGTTTTGCATGGAGCAACTGCATTAAGCACTATCGTTGTTTTTAGAAAAGATATTGTTGAGATAGTGAAAGGACTTTTTCAATTTAAAAACAATGAAGAGTTTAAGTTTTCTTCAAACATTGTTCTTTCTATGATTCCTGCAGCTATTGTGGGAGTTTTATTTAATGACGAAATTGAAGCCTTTTTTGGAGGTAAAGTTTTATTAGTTGGCTCTATGCTTATTCTTACTGCTATCCTTTTAATATTTGCCGATAAAGCAAAAAATACAGACAAAAAAGTAGGTGCTATTCAAGCAATTATTATTGGTATTTCTCAAGCAATTGCTATTCTTCCCGGAATATCACGCTCAGGGGCAACTATTTCAACCACCGTTTTATTAGGGATTGACAGAGAAAAAGCAGCACGCTTTTCTTTTTTAATGGTTGTTCCTCTTATTTTAGGTAAAATGGCAAAAGACATTTTAGATGGAGCTTTTGAAACGATTGGTGGATCAATGGTAAATTATGGTGTAGGATTTATTGCCGCATTCGTAACCGGAATTCTAGCCTGCACTTGGATGATTAAATTGGTTAAGAAAAGTAAGCTAAAATACTTTGCTTTTTATTGCTTTATTGTAGGTGCTATAGCTATTGTTTATTCTCTTGTTTAATGTCAAATCAGGCAGAAAAATTTCAACAAGGTCAA
Encoded proteins:
- the leuS gene encoding leucine--tRNA ligase, producing the protein MQYQYNEIEKNWQKYWAENKTFAAEDNSVKPKFYVLDMFPYPSGAGLHVGHPLGYIASDVYARYKRLCGFNVLHPMGYDSFGLPAEQYAIQTGQHPAITTKTNIEGGTDKDGNVIPGYRNQLDKIGFSFDWDREVRTSDPNYYKWTQWIFKQLFNSWYNKDADKAEKIETLIEKFKTEGNGNVNAVADDVEVFSAADWNSWSEEEQQQLLLNYRIAYLSDTWVNWCPALGTVLANDEIKDGVSERGGHPVEQKLMRQWSMRITAYAERLLSGLEGLDWTDSIKDIQRNWIGKSQGAAVHFDVDEHDEKIEVFTTRPDTIFGVSFMVLAPEHELVAKITTPEQKEKIEAYQKAASLKSERDRMSDVKTISGEFTGAYAVHPFTGDKVQVWIGDYVLAGYGTGAVMAVPCGDQRDWDFAKHFNIEIKNIFKDKDISEAAYAEKDAVIASSDFLNDLPVKKATKLAIYEIEQRGFGKGKTQYKLRNAVFSRQRYWGEPFPVYYKGDVPYLLDNDEVVELPEVDKYLPTEDGEPPLARATKDAWNVTCPGDRMEYNTMPGWAGSSWYFLRYMDPTNDNEFVAKEKVDYWKNVDLYIGGAEHATGHLLYSRFWTKFLYDLGYIPFEEPFQKMINQGMIQGNSALVYKDKESGKFLSKGKKEGLSTTYVHTDINFLEGDKLDLDKFRSWREEYKNAEFITEDNGDFIVGREVDKMSKSKYNVQTPDDLVEKYGADTLRCYEMFLGPLEQAKPWDTQGITGVNGFLKKLWRLVHDDNGFNISDEEPTKEELKSLHKTIKKVKEDIERFSFNTPVSTFMICVNELTALKCNKRAIISDLCIILSPYAPHIAEELWAKLGNTESISTAVFPKHNEEYLVESNHKYPVSFNGKMRFMLELPANMSKNDVEAAVMANAQTAKYLDGKTPKKVIVVPNKIVNFVV
- a CDS encoding cell division protein FtsX, encoding MASNDKHTARRLRTNYLTTIISISLVLFMLGILGLIILNAQQISNHVKENIGFSIILKDGIKDVDINQIQKSLDAESFVKTTHYIHPDTAAAQLQKELGEDFIDFLGFNPLLPSIDVKLNADYANTDSLTVIEASLLQNAKIKEVFYQKDLVSLINENVKKISFYLLGFSGLLLIIAVALINNTIRLSIYSKRFVIKTMQLVGAKHSFIRRPFVLAGIGNGIASAFLAIGLIVTFLYYLQKQMPELIDFKNIELYGALFLVMVILGIILSWISTNLAVRKYLRMDSGNLY
- a CDS encoding DUF3098 domain-containing protein, yielding MSDESNKDFAFGKENYILVAAGTVLAILGYILMSGGGSDDPAVFSEELFSFRRMYISPIMIIVGLAIVGWGIMKKVKD
- a CDS encoding undecaprenyl-diphosphate phosphatase; amino-acid sequence: MSIFEAIILGIIQGLTEFLPVSSSGHLELAKVILGDNSLPEESMLMTVVLHGATALSTIVVFRKDIVEIVKGLFQFKNNEEFKFSSNIVLSMIPAAIVGVLFNDEIEAFFGGKVLLVGSMLILTAILLIFADKAKNTDKKVGAIQAIIIGISQAIAILPGISRSGATISTTVLLGIDREKAARFSFLMVVPLILGKMAKDILDGAFETIGGSMVNYGVGFIAAFVTGILACTWMIKLVKKSKLKYFAFYCFIVGAIAIVYSLV